One genomic segment of Vulcanisaeta thermophila includes these proteins:
- the hisS gene encoding histidine--tRNA ligase, with the protein MGFDENELKPVRGMRDLTPEEYYPMLQVFERLSRVAESFGYMRVETPALEHYEILKAKAGEDVINEIYYFRDKAGRELGLRFDMTVPVARVVSYRVDIPKPIRWYYITKVWRYDEPQHGRYREFHQFGIEFIGSASPRADAEVIALGIESLRAVGLGDFQIRVNDRRVMDQLLGRLGIPEGVKPSVLRVMDKRGKVSDEELIRLLTDLGLGTETAHEVMRIANTLESFDKVLDVMREFGVGGELEGFYTELMKYLEMYGALKYMYLDMGIVRGLDYYTGLVFEMYVPDYKLSVGGGGRYDNLIEVYSGHKTPATGFAMGIERLVEVLMQRGVLNRGSPRLDYYVYMVGNDDKLLGIGYKLALKLRSQGFKVVIDTGEKSLRAALEYASKLGIKYFVIVGPREVSQGLVKVRDMDTWQESTVPLSQFSP; encoded by the coding sequence GTGGGTTTTGACGAGAATGAGCTAAAGCCCGTTAGGGGGATGAGGGATTTAACGCCCGAGGAGTACTACCCAATGCTCCAGGTTTTTGAGAGGCTCTCCAGGGTTGCCGAGTCCTTCGGCTACATGAGGGTTGAGACACCGGCCCTGGAGCACTACGAGATCCTGAAGGCTAAGGCTGGTGAGGACGTGATAAACGAGATATACTACTTCAGGGATAAGGCTGGTAGGGAGTTGGGCCTTAGGTTCGACATGACGGTGCCCGTGGCCAGGGTCGTTTCCTACAGGGTTGACATACCGAAACCCATTAGGTGGTACTACATAACCAAGGTTTGGCGCTACGATGAGCCACAGCACGGTAGGTATAGGGAGTTCCACCAATTCGGTATTGAGTTCATAGGCTCCGCAAGCCCCAGGGCGGATGCCGAGGTCATAGCCCTGGGCATTGAGTCCCTAAGGGCGGTGGGGCTTGGGGACTTCCAAATTAGGGTTAATGATAGGAGGGTCATGGATCAATTACTAGGTAGGTTGGGCATACCCGAGGGCGTGAAGCCCAGCGTGCTTAGGGTAATGGATAAGAGGGGCAAGGTTAGTGATGAGGAATTAATAAGGCTACTTACGGACCTGGGGCTCGGCACAGAGACCGCCCATGAGGTCATGAGGATTGCAAACACCCTTGAGAGCTTTGATAAGGTCCTGGATGTGATGAGGGAATTCGGGGTGGGTGGTGAGCTCGAGGGCTTTTACACGGAATTGATGAAGTACCTGGAAATGTACGGCGCCCTAAAGTACATGTACCTGGACATGGGCATTGTGAGGGGCCTTGATTACTACACTGGACTTGTCTTTGAGATGTACGTACCCGATTACAAACTGTCCGTAGGTGGTGGTGGTAGGTATGACAACCTAATCGAGGTATACAGTGGGCATAAGACGCCGGCCACAGGCTTCGCCATGGGCATTGAGAGGTTGGTGGAGGTTCTCATGCAGAGGGGTGTGCTTAACCGTGGGTCCCCAAGGCTCGATTACTACGTGTACATGGTGGGTAATGACGATAAACTACTGGGGATTGGTTATAAATTGGCTTTGAAACTTAGGTCACAGGGGTTCAAGGTGGTCATTGACACTGGGGAGAAGAGCCTGAGGGCCGCCCTGGAGTACGCCTCTAAGTTGGGTATTAAGTACTTCGTGATTGTGGGTCCCAGGGAGGTTTCCCAGGGCCTCGTTAAGGTTAGGGATATGGACACGTGGCAGGAGAGCACGGTACCCCTGAGCCAGTTCTCCCCCTGA
- a CDS encoding bifunctional nuclease family protein — protein MVREEDSGNKGSKYLKADLLDVLEIPEEGVAVMLFTTEEWEDRVLPIRIDLSASFSIKKALGLISFQRPLTHDLLVDLLNRLDVVVEKVTIDAMIDGVYLATIFVKDQRTNETFQLDARPSDATAIAVRVGAPIYVADHLVAYTEPLDRYRELRARYGFSFEKGG, from the coding sequence ATGGTTAGGGAGGAGGATTCAGGTAATAAGGGATCCAAGTATCTAAAGGCTGATTTGTTGGATGTCCTCGAGATACCCGAGGAGGGTGTTGCGGTCATGCTCTTCACCACGGAGGAGTGGGAGGACAGGGTACTACCCATTAGGATCGACCTCTCGGCATCCTTCTCAATAAAGAAGGCCCTGGGCTTAATATCCTTCCAGAGACCGTTGACCCACGACTTGCTTGTGGACCTCCTTAATAGATTGGATGTGGTTGTTGAGAAGGTGACCATAGATGCCATGATAGACGGGGTTTACCTGGCCACGATATTCGTGAAGGACCAGAGAACCAACGAGACCTTCCAACTGGACGCGAGGCCCAGCGATGCCACGGCAATTGCCGTGAGGGTTGGCGCACCAATATACGTGGCCGACCACCTGGTGGCCTATACCGAGCCGCTGGATCGTTATAGGGAGTTGAGGGCTAGGTATGGCTTTAGCTTTGAGAAGGGTGGTTGA